A part of Lacibacter sp. H407 genomic DNA contains:
- a CDS encoding RagB/SusD family nutrient uptake outer membrane protein, with amino-acid sequence MKTNMKSYVAGVAVAFALFASSCTKLEPELGGNESVAPPKQDGAPTPPTISSVYGSLNQLISQENWYALNEHTTDELLGPTRGTDWDDFGTWRRLHLHTWAGDHNQINNVWNGLNGALFQTTLAAELLTGQAQAEGKFLRSYFRFLMIDAFGQMQTRPATAPASSIPNVVPRAQAIDTIILELESAVAGLPAYTGTNRHLATKEAAWTLLAKLYLNKAVYKANPETPAGPYTFAAADMNKVIEYCNNVAANPLLQIETNYWDNFVWTNNSTSSENIFVRRNSDGINVVWATAMGGHYNQTPSGWNGFTTLSDFYDSFEDADVRKSTTLPGFTDQVGTKAGFNVGQVRGPQGQRIGNPLVDLKDRSNNPLVFTRNVSIFFNGEASGIRTNKFPLNPATINDGGFGSTNDFVFLRLSDVRLMKAEAVLRGGTSPETPLAIVNDIRTKRNASVLASVTLNTLIAERGRELYLEGWRRNDMIRFGIFNSPVQERPNASEAFKVVFPLPNIALSSNPNLKQNFGY; translated from the coding sequence ATGAAAACAAATATGAAAAGTTATGTTGCAGGTGTAGCCGTTGCTTTTGCTTTGTTTGCCTCTTCGTGTACAAAGCTGGAGCCCGAGTTGGGAGGCAACGAGTCTGTTGCTCCTCCTAAGCAGGATGGTGCACCAACACCTCCAACCATCTCGTCTGTTTATGGTTCCTTGAACCAATTGATCAGCCAGGAAAACTGGTATGCATTGAATGAGCATACAACCGATGAACTGTTAGGACCAACACGTGGTACCGACTGGGATGATTTTGGTACATGGCGTCGTTTGCACCTTCATACATGGGCTGGAGATCACAACCAGATCAACAACGTATGGAATGGTTTGAACGGTGCATTATTCCAAACAACGCTTGCTGCTGAATTATTGACCGGACAGGCACAAGCTGAAGGTAAATTCCTTCGTTCATACTTCCGTTTCTTGATGATCGATGCATTTGGTCAAATGCAAACAAGACCTGCAACTGCACCTGCAAGCAGCATTCCAAATGTTGTTCCACGTGCACAAGCTATCGATACAATTATTCTTGAACTGGAATCAGCAGTTGCCGGTTTACCTGCTTATACCGGAACAAACAGGCATCTTGCTACAAAAGAAGCGGCCTGGACATTGTTAGCGAAATTGTATTTGAATAAGGCAGTGTATAAGGCGAATCCTGAAACACCTGCCGGTCCTTACACATTCGCAGCAGCCGATATGAACAAAGTAATTGAGTATTGCAATAATGTTGCGGCTAATCCTTTGTTACAGATCGAAACAAATTATTGGGACAACTTTGTTTGGACGAATAATTCAACTTCTTCTGAAAACATTTTTGTAAGAAGAAACAGTGATGGTATAAATGTGGTATGGGCAACAGCCATGGGAGGACATTATAACCAAACACCATCGGGCTGGAACGGATTTACAACACTTTCTGATTTTTATGACAGCTTTGAAGATGCGGATGTTCGTAAGAGCACAACGCTTCCAGGCTTTACTGATCAGGTAGGTACCAAAGCTGGTTTTAACGTTGGTCAGGTTCGTGGACCTCAGGGACAGCGTATCGGTAATCCACTGGTTGATCTGAAAGACAGAAGTAACAATCCATTGGTGTTCACAAGAAACGTAAGTATCTTCTTTAACGGAGAGGCAAGCGGTATCCGTACAAATAAATTTCCATTAAATCCGGCTACTATCAACGATGGTGGATTTGGAAGTACAAATGATTTTGTGTTCCTGCGTCTTTCTGATGTTCGTTTGATGAAAGCAGAAGCGGTCTTAAGAGGTGGTACATCACCTGAAACTCCTTTGGCAATTGTCAATGATATCAGAACCAAACGTAATGCAAGTGTTTTGGCATCGGTAACATTAAATACTTTGATCGCAGAACGTGGTCGTGAGTTGTACCTGGAAGGCTGGAGAAGAAATGACATGATTCGTTTTGGAATATTTAATAGCCCTGTTCAGGAGCGTCCTAATGCATCTGAAGCTTTTAAAGTAGTATTCCCGTTACCGAACATTGCGTTGTCTTCAAATCCTAATCTGAAACAGAATTTTGGTTATTAG
- a CDS encoding VCBS repeat-containing protein: MNIKIVVPFLFVILQLSCNKRKADTLFSLEANTGIKFENKLTNNKDFNIFTYRNFYNGGGVATGDLNNDGLPEVFFTSNQGNNQLYLNKGNFQFEDVSAKAGFTEKKQWSTGVVLVDLNADGWLDIYVCNAGNMFDSSLRRNQLFINNKDLTFTERAAEYGLDNDGYSTHASFFDYDLDGDLDCFIVNNSPIPVNTLNYASMRDLPAKDWQVADFLKPGGDHFYRNDSGKFIEITKEAGIHGSLISLGLGVTVGDVNEDGYPDVYVSNDFFERDYLYINQRNGTFKDELEERIQHTSLSSMGADMQDINNDGYPDIFTTDMLPGDDYRLRANSSFESYDVFQLKLKQGFYNQYTQNALQVNNKKGKFYETAFYSGVADSDWSWGALLFDADNDGLVDIFVCNGIYYDVTDQDFIDFFANEVAQQMVRTGKKEEVSNIISKMPSNPIPNKAYRNTGNLRFNDAGEEWGFSKPSFSNGAAYADLDNDGDLDLIINNVNQEAMVYRNGSREKNKNNYVAVSVNYEVPNTFGIGSTIRIFQGDQIITREVIPSRGFQSSIDYKQTIGLGKSTIDSILITWPNRTTTSIIKPAINQSHNITYSAAATKQFVPAADVAHQYLFEQVQHRFEKHTEDEHVDFFYERNIPFMLSTQGPKAATADVNGDGLDDVYIGGARNQPAQLYLQTANGLVKKETADFKTFAFNDVTVAFFFDCDKDGDADLFTGGGGNFSAASAGGYQNQLFVNDGKGNFSLKRGALPIINTNCGAAVPFDYDGDGHIDLFIGSRSIPQNYGESPNSFLLRNDGQGNFTDVTDAVAPVFSGAGMITAAVVEDVNNDQRKELIITGEWISPRVFTYNGKQFTELKTGLEALPGWWQAMAAADVDKDGDIDFVLGNLGENFYLNATTESPVKLWMKDFDQNGIADKMLTRTYNGKDVPVFMKREVTDQVPSLKKLNLKHQDFASKTIQELFGKELNDAVVKQVKYTASCIAYNDGKGNFTIKTLPYEVQLSSVNAIQLIDINNDGFVDIVAAGNFFGMLPQFCRLDASYGQVLINDRKGSFIYMPITKSGLNLYGQTRDIVSLKFKNETHVLFLENNDFPVLYKLNANQ; the protein is encoded by the coding sequence ATGAATATAAAAATAGTAGTACCGTTTTTGTTTGTTATTCTACAGCTATCCTGTAATAAAAGGAAAGCAGATACACTCTTTTCCTTAGAGGCCAACACAGGGATCAAATTTGAAAACAAACTCACTAATAACAAAGACTTCAACATTTTCACGTATCGTAATTTTTACAATGGTGGCGGTGTTGCAACTGGTGATTTGAACAATGATGGATTGCCGGAAGTTTTCTTTACGTCCAATCAGGGAAACAATCAACTCTATCTCAACAAAGGAAATTTTCAGTTTGAAGATGTGTCTGCAAAAGCAGGCTTTACAGAAAAAAAACAATGGAGCACCGGAGTTGTACTTGTTGATCTGAATGCTGATGGCTGGCTCGACATTTATGTTTGCAACGCAGGTAATATGTTCGATTCTTCATTACGCAGAAACCAGTTATTCATCAACAACAAAGATCTTACGTTTACAGAACGTGCTGCAGAATACGGATTGGATAATGATGGATACAGCACTCATGCTTCCTTTTTTGATTACGATCTTGATGGTGATCTCGATTGCTTTATTGTAAACAACAGCCCCATCCCTGTAAATACACTCAACTATGCAAGCATGCGTGATCTTCCTGCAAAAGATTGGCAGGTTGCAGATTTTTTAAAACCCGGCGGCGATCATTTTTATCGGAATGATAGTGGGAAGTTTATTGAAATAACCAAGGAAGCAGGCATCCATGGAAGCCTTATCAGTCTCGGACTTGGTGTAACAGTTGGCGATGTAAATGAAGATGGGTATCCTGATGTGTATGTATCGAACGATTTTTTTGAACGGGATTATTTATACATCAATCAACGCAACGGGACATTTAAAGATGAACTGGAAGAACGCATACAACACACCAGCCTTTCATCGATGGGTGCCGATATGCAGGACATCAACAATGATGGGTATCCCGATATTTTTACAACCGATATGTTACCCGGCGATGACTATCGTTTACGTGCAAATTCTTCCTTTGAAAGTTATGACGTGTTTCAACTGAAACTCAAACAAGGTTTTTACAATCAGTACACACAAAACGCTTTACAGGTTAATAACAAAAAAGGTAAATTTTATGAAACAGCATTTTATAGTGGAGTAGCGGATAGTGACTGGAGCTGGGGTGCGTTGCTGTTTGATGCAGACAACGATGGATTGGTAGATATTTTTGTTTGTAACGGAATTTATTATGATGTGACCGATCAGGATTTTATCGACTTCTTTGCAAACGAAGTGGCGCAACAAATGGTGCGGACAGGTAAGAAAGAAGAAGTGAGTAACATCATCAGTAAAATGCCATCGAATCCAATTCCGAATAAAGCATACCGAAATACAGGAAATCTTCGGTTCAATGATGCAGGCGAAGAGTGGGGGTTTTCCAAACCAAGCTTTTCTAACGGAGCTGCTTATGCAGATCTGGATAACGATGGTGATCTTGATCTTATCATCAACAATGTAAATCAGGAAGCAATGGTTTACAGGAATGGCAGCCGGGAAAAAAATAAAAATAACTATGTAGCTGTTTCAGTAAACTATGAAGTACCCAATACATTTGGTATAGGCAGTACGATCCGGATTTTTCAAGGCGATCAAATCATTACAAGAGAAGTAATTCCCAGCCGCGGCTTTCAATCATCGATCGATTACAAGCAAACCATCGGCTTGGGTAAATCAACGATCGATTCCATTTTAATTACATGGCCCAACCGAACAACTACATCGATCATCAAACCGGCAATTAATCAATCTCACAACATTACTTACTCTGCTGCTGCAACGAAACAGTTTGTTCCGGCTGCTGATGTTGCACACCAGTATCTTTTTGAGCAAGTGCAACATCGTTTTGAAAAACATACCGAAGATGAACATGTTGATTTTTTCTATGAACGAAATATTCCGTTCATGCTTTCAACACAAGGTCCGAAAGCTGCCACAGCCGATGTAAATGGTGATGGATTGGATGATGTATATATCGGTGGAGCAAGAAATCAACCCGCACAATTATACCTGCAAACAGCAAACGGACTTGTAAAGAAGGAAACTGCCGATTTTAAAACATTTGCTTTCAATGATGTAACCGTTGCCTTCTTTTTTGATTGCGATAAAGATGGAGATGCAGATCTCTTTACAGGTGGTGGCGGAAACTTCTCTGCTGCGTCCGCAGGTGGTTATCAGAATCAGTTATTTGTAAATGATGGAAAAGGGAATTTCAGTTTAAAACGTGGCGCACTTCCTATCATCAATACAAATTGCGGAGCCGCTGTTCCATTTGATTATGATGGCGACGGACATATTGACCTCTTTATTGGCAGCCGAAGCATACCACAGAATTATGGAGAGAGCCCTAATAGTTTTTTGTTGCGAAATGACGGACAGGGAAATTTTACAGATGTAACAGATGCTGTAGCTCCTGTTTTTTCAGGTGCAGGTATGATCACCGCAGCAGTTGTAGAAGATGTTAACAACGATCAGCGAAAGGAACTGATCATTACAGGTGAATGGATAAGCCCACGTGTGTTTACATATAACGGGAAACAATTCACAGAACTCAAAACCGGATTGGAAGCATTGCCCGGTTGGTGGCAAGCAATGGCTGCTGCTGATGTTGATAAAGACGGAGATATTGATTTTGTGCTCGGCAATCTCGGTGAAAATTTTTATCTCAATGCAACAACAGAAAGCCCGGTTAAATTATGGATGAAAGATTTTGATCAGAATGGCATTGCTGACAAAATGCTTACCCGAACCTACAACGGAAAAGATGTACCGGTGTTTATGAAACGTGAAGTAACTGATCAGGTACCATCGTTAAAAAAACTCAATTTGAAACACCAGGACTTTGCATCAAAAACAATTCAGGAACTTTTTGGCAAAGAACTGAATGATGCTGTGGTAAAGCAAGTGAAGTATACGGCGTCGTGCATTGCGTATAACGATGGTAAAGGCAACTTTACGATAAAAACACTTCCGTATGAAGTACAACTCTCATCAGTAAACGCCATTCAATTGATTGACATCAACAACGATGGCTTTGTGGATATTGTTGCTGCAGGTAATTTCTTTGGTATGCTACCGCAATTCTGCAGGCTCGATGCAAGTTATGGGCAGGTGTTGATCAACGACAGGAAAGGCAGTTTCATTTATATGCCCATCACAAAGTCGGGATTGAATTTGTACGGACAAACAAGAGATATTGTTTCATTGAAATTCAAAAATGAAACACATGTACTTTTTCTCGAGAACAATGATTTCCCTGTATTATATAAATTAAATGCGAATCAGTGA